The following are from one region of the Vitis riparia cultivar Riparia Gloire de Montpellier isolate 1030 chromosome 9, EGFV_Vit.rip_1.0, whole genome shotgun sequence genome:
- the LOC117921737 gene encoding uncharacterized protein At2g29880-like, producing the protein MDSGTFSTNTWRKILLKVNSQGKRNFNLKQLKQKFNRLRAMHSEFSDLLKHTGFGWDAETNTMHALEETWQNYILAHPNAKRFCSKRCPNYNLLGMIFNPSTATDALHYSSTQDRPNTDDEDEMDDNLEHGGVHVDVNIETPDDPPQPEMVGGVTTRSGKRVTDSLLERKGKKESRLSQMGRCFESLG; encoded by the exons ATGGATAGTGGTACATTTAGTACCAACACATGGAGAAAGATCTTACTTAAGGTCAATAGTCAAGGGAAAAGAAATTTCAACTTGAAGCAGCTTAAACAAAAGTTTAATAGACTACGTGCAATGCACAGTGAGTTCTCTGATCTTTTAAAGCATACTGGATTTGGGTGGGATGCTGAAACTAACACAATGCATGCTCTAGAGGAAACCTGGCAAAATTACATTCtg GCACACCCAAATGCAAAAAGATTCTGCTCAAAGAGATGCCCAAACTACAACTTGCTGGGAATGATCTTTAATCCATCAACAGCAACCGATGCCCTCCACTACTCTTCCACCCAAGATCGACCAAACACTGATGATGAGGATGAGATGGATGACAATTTGGAACATGGTGGAGTGCATGTGGATGTAAATATTGAGACCCCTGATGATCCTCCACAACCAGAGATGGTAGGAGGAGTGACCACCCGTTCTGGAAAGCGTGTAACTGATTCTCTATTAGAGCGTAAAGGTAAGAAAGAATCCAGATTAAGTCAAATGGGGAGATGCTTTGAAAGCTTGGGTTAA